A DNA window from Verrucomicrobiia bacterium contains the following coding sequences:
- a CDS encoding heme-binding protein → MIKRLLAIVFGLGLAAYPGFAQYGLFQPIPQLALSDVQKVIAQGVARAKVISPDSVIAVVDREGFVCGVWSVNGTTPSQAVLAIAIGKAGTASFLSSDQHAFTSRTAGFIVQQNFPPNVQNSGPGPLVGVNFSNLQFSDINRIKGPGSIVTNVASPATSNYVVSVPQPVTGGLAGAPGGVPLYVSNYLVGGVGVSHMDDATAIQNVQTPTIDEDVALAAETDYSPDPIYFGSNDTINGFRLAYVSSTTSLGAVTPFASLPDQHVAPYAVMASPPLFPYPTNTFGGQMCEIRQPIRDDPLVGNINGAARLTSNEVVGILSLAADRARTTRAGIRLPRGQAAQVFITVVNNPNIDGGTPVVLGTIRTKGATMFSWDVAVQKARTAVFFSSTNYAFSARAVGFLAEEFFPPGLNGTEPGIFWGMQEHFSLFPAGAMNPLNGVVLSSALATPDPNLPNGITIFPGGFPLYRNGQLIGAIGVSGDGVDQDDIITASGTANFLAPVNIRSDHFFYSDARLPYAKFPRNPAL, encoded by the coding sequence GTGATAAAACGCTTGTTGGCAATCGTTTTTGGTCTGGGGCTGGCAGCCTATCCGGGCTTTGCCCAATACGGTCTTTTTCAGCCCATTCCACAACTCGCATTGTCCGACGTGCAAAAGGTTATCGCACAAGGAGTTGCCCGCGCAAAAGTCATCTCTCCCGATAGTGTTATCGCCGTGGTGGATCGGGAGGGTTTCGTCTGTGGCGTCTGGTCGGTTAATGGGACCACCCCGTCGCAAGCTGTTCTCGCGATTGCGATTGGGAAGGCCGGGACTGCCTCCTTTCTCAGTAGTGATCAACATGCCTTTACCTCTCGCACTGCGGGTTTCATTGTTCAACAAAATTTTCCGCCCAACGTCCAAAATTCCGGCCCTGGCCCACTCGTTGGCGTCAATTTCTCCAACCTGCAATTCTCCGACATCAATCGCATCAAAGGTCCCGGCAGTATCGTCACCAATGTCGCCAGTCCTGCGACTTCTAATTATGTCGTAAGCGTTCCACAACCGGTGACTGGCGGCCTCGCTGGCGCACCCGGCGGCGTTCCCCTTTACGTCAGCAATTATCTCGTCGGCGGCGTGGGTGTTTCTCACATGGATGACGCCACCGCCATCCAAAACGTGCAAACGCCAACCATTGATGAAGACGTGGCTCTGGCCGCCGAGACTGATTATTCGCCCGACCCGATTTATTTTGGCTCCAACGATACCATCAATGGCTTCCGCCTGGCCTATGTCAGCAGCACCACGAGCCTTGGCGCCGTCACGCCGTTTGCCAGTTTACCTGATCAGCATGTGGCTCCGTACGCAGTGATGGCCTCGCCGCCGCTTTTCCCGTACCCGACCAATACTTTTGGAGGCCAGATGTGCGAAATCCGCCAGCCAATTCGCGATGATCCGCTCGTGGGCAACATCAATGGAGCAGCGCGCCTTACATCTAATGAAGTCGTCGGCATCCTTTCGCTCGCCGCCGATCGTGCCCGCACCACCCGCGCGGGCATCCGCCTTCCTCGCGGCCAGGCGGCGCAAGTCTTCATCACCGTGGTCAATAATCCGAACATAGACGGCGGCACTCCAGTCGTGCTCGGCACGATTCGCACCAAAGGCGCGACCATGTTCAGTTGGGATGTTGCGGTTCAGAAGGCCCGCACTGCCGTATTTTTCTCCAGCACCAATTACGCTTTCTCGGCACGTGCCGTCGGCTTCCTCGCCGAGGAATTTTTCCCGCCCGGCCTCAATGGCACTGAACCGGGAATTTTCTGGGGCATGCAAGAGCACTTTTCGCTTTTCCCGGCTGGCGCGATGAATCCGCTCAATGGCGTCGTGCTCAGTTCCGCTTTGGCAACACCTGATCCCAATCTGCCAAACGGCATCACGATTTTCCCCGGCGGTTTTCCGCTGTATCGCAACGGCCAGTTGATCGGTGCCATCGGCGTGTCAGGCGATGGCGTGGATCAGGACGATATTATTACTGCTTCCGGCACCGCAAATTTTCTCGCGCCCGTCAACATCCGTTCCGACCACTTTTTCTACAGTGACGCCCGTCTGCCCTACGCCAAGTTCCCGCGCAACCCGGCGTTGTGA
- the rplU gene encoding 50S ribosomal protein L21, whose amino-acid sequence MYAVLETGSKQYRVAAGDTLEIERLEVESGKPHTFDRVLLVSNDGKLTLGSPTVANASIVADVIAHKRGEKKIAFKMKRRKGYHRTVGHRQELTVIKITEIKA is encoded by the coding sequence ATGTACGCTGTATTAGAAACTGGTAGCAAACAATACCGTGTCGCCGCGGGCGATACGCTGGAAATCGAGCGCCTGGAAGTTGAATCCGGGAAGCCACACACTTTCGACCGAGTCCTGTTGGTGAGTAATGACGGCAAGCTGACGCTGGGTTCGCCCACTGTCGCCAACGCCAGCATCGTCGCCGACGTGATTGCACATAAACGCGGCGAAAAGAAAATCGCGTTCAAGATGAAACGCCGCAAGGGCTATCACCGTACGGTCGGCCACCGCCAGGAATTGACGGTCATCAAAATCACAGAGATCAAAGCATAA
- the rpmA gene encoding 50S ribosomal protein L27, with translation MAHKKGQGSVRNGRDSASKRLGVKRYGGEFVTAGSILVRQRGTKFYAGSNVGTGRDWTLFALVDGKVQFDKESKRINVVAEAAAGNN, from the coding sequence ATGGCACATAAAAAAGGTCAAGGCAGCGTCCGCAACGGACGCGACAGCGCGAGCAAACGGCTCGGCGTGAAGCGGTATGGCGGTGAGTTTGTCACCGCGGGCAGCATCCTCGTGCGCCAGCGCGGCACGAAATTTTATGCCGGCAGCAATGTCGGCACTGGTCGCGATTGGACTTTGTTCGCCCTCGTGGACGGCAAAGTGCAGTTCGACAAGGAAAGCAAACGCATCAACGTGGTGGCGGAAGCCGCCGCGGGGAACAATTAA
- the lptD gene encoding LPS assembly protein LptD, which translates to MFAGTRFASAADTPPPTLDIQARTEATFSETNGLLTITNGVLVKYTDATGLTVLTADRASINQRSGDIFAEGGVHLQKDNETWAGEKLHYNYETKEMEGDKFRLGKAPFYVAGEGLHGASGGSATNGVYQGTNVLVTTDDYYEPLQKVRAQHFTIVPGEYVEAHDATLYIGSVPVFYFPYYRKSLQPDQNFFTFLPGYRSSYGPYLLSTYNMVFNEAFRAAVHLDYRVTRGVGLGPDFDYDFGKWGQGSFKYYYIRDHKPGTDPDIGTPIPKDRDRVYFSYHANPATNLNIMSQVAYQRDAFVVRDFFESQYQKDIQPNTFFDANQFWNNWSLDALVQPRLNPYWETVERLPDVRLTGFKQQLGNTPVYYESQSSVGYFRRLFADTNTLIAGIPGSGDFSGSRADTFHQLSIPETFFGWLTITPKAGARFTYYDSTSGVGADTTNHSRTVLNTGAEASFTMSRVWPGIRNEFFDVDGIRHIFQPSMDWVYVPQPSTLPSQLPQFDYQPTNSLRLLPIDYPDYNSIDSINSENTIRYGLNNRIQTKRNGELDDLVNWGVYTDWNLRPRSDETTFSDIYSDLSVKPKKWLTFNSYTRYSIENGQFNLSQHNITLQPNSTWNWSVGHLYLRSGTIFGAGDNLYTSVFFYKLNENWGTRLAHYFDATTGTLQEQDYTIYRDMRSWTAALTFRALNNLSNGKDYTVAFSFSLKSVPKFGLGADTVRAAPLVGY; encoded by the coding sequence TTGTTCGCAGGAACCAGATTCGCCAGTGCCGCCGACACGCCGCCTCCCACGCTCGACATTCAGGCGCGCACCGAAGCGACCTTTTCCGAGACCAATGGCCTGTTGACCATCACCAATGGCGTGCTGGTGAAATACACGGACGCCACCGGCCTCACCGTTCTCACCGCCGACCGCGCCTCTATCAATCAACGCAGCGGAGATATTTTTGCCGAGGGCGGCGTGCATCTGCAAAAGGACAACGAGACCTGGGCGGGCGAAAAGCTGCATTACAATTACGAGACGAAGGAAATGGAGGGCGATAAATTCCGCCTCGGCAAAGCGCCTTTCTACGTCGCGGGCGAAGGTCTTCATGGCGCATCCGGTGGCTCTGCCACCAACGGCGTTTATCAGGGCACGAATGTCCTTGTCACCACCGATGATTATTACGAGCCTTTGCAAAAAGTCCGCGCGCAACATTTCACCATCGTCCCCGGCGAATATGTCGAGGCGCACGATGCCACGCTCTACATTGGTTCTGTGCCCGTATTTTATTTTCCGTATTATCGCAAGAGCCTCCAGCCCGACCAAAACTTTTTCACTTTCCTGCCCGGCTATCGCAGTTCGTACGGGCCCTATCTGTTGTCCACCTATAACATGGTTTTCAACGAGGCGTTTCGTGCAGCGGTGCATTTGGATTATCGCGTGACGCGCGGCGTGGGCCTGGGGCCCGACTTCGATTATGATTTTGGCAAATGGGGCCAGGGTTCTTTCAAATATTATTACATTCGCGACCACAAACCGGGGACCGATCCCGACATCGGCACGCCCATTCCCAAGGACCGCGACCGCGTTTATTTCTCTTATCACGCGAATCCCGCGACGAACCTGAATATCATGTCGCAGGTCGCGTATCAGCGCGACGCCTTCGTGGTGCGCGATTTTTTTGAATCGCAATATCAGAAGGACATTCAACCCAACACGTTCTTCGACGCGAATCAATTCTGGAACAACTGGAGTCTTGATGCGCTGGTACAACCGCGCCTCAATCCGTATTGGGAAACTGTCGAACGTCTCCCCGACGTACGCCTGACCGGCTTCAAGCAACAACTCGGCAATACACCGGTGTATTACGAGAGCCAAAGTTCCGTCGGATATTTTCGCCGATTGTTTGCCGATACAAACACTCTCATCGCCGGAATACCGGGCTCAGGGGATTTTTCCGGTTCACGCGCGGATACATTTCATCAACTCAGCATCCCTGAAACTTTCTTTGGCTGGCTGACCATCACACCGAAAGCCGGCGCGCGTTTCACTTACTACGATTCGACTTCAGGCGTTGGTGCGGACACCACCAACCATTCGCGCACGGTCTTGAATACCGGAGCCGAAGCGTCGTTCACTATGTCACGCGTGTGGCCGGGCATCCGCAATGAATTTTTTGACGTGGATGGCATACGCCACATTTTTCAGCCCTCGATGGATTGGGTTTACGTTCCGCAGCCGAGCACGCTGCCCTCGCAACTGCCCCAATTCGATTATCAACCGACCAACAGCCTGCGCCTGTTGCCCATTGATTATCCCGATTACAACTCGATTGATTCGATCAACAGCGAGAACACCATTCGTTACGGTCTAAATAATCGTATCCAGACCAAGCGCAATGGCGAACTTGATGACCTCGTGAACTGGGGTGTTTACACCGATTGGAATTTGCGACCGCGCAGTGATGAAACAACTTTCTCGGATATTTATTCCGACCTGAGTGTCAAACCCAAGAAGTGGCTGACCTTCAATTCCTATACCCGTTACAGCATTGAAAATGGCCAGTTCAATTTGTCGCAACACAACATTACCTTGCAGCCGAACAGCACTTGGAACTGGAGTGTCGGCCATCTTTATTTGCGCAGCGGCACCATCTTCGGCGCGGGTGATAATCTCTATACGAGTGTTTTCTTCTACAAGCTCAACGAAAATTGGGGCACGCGGCTCGCGCATTATTTTGATGCCACCACCGGCACATTGCAGGAACAGGATTACACGATCTATCGCGACATGCGGAGTTGGACGGCGGCATTGACGTTCCGCGCGCTGAATAATTTATCCAACGGCAAAGACTACACCGTCGCCTTCAGTTTCTCGCTCAAGTCCGTTCCGAAATTCGGACTCGGCGCCGACACCGTCCGCGCCGCTCCGCTGGTGGGCTATTGA
- the metF gene encoding methylenetetrahydrofolate reductase [NAD(P)H]: MQFVRDILKARQAAGKPVISFEFFPPKTDEGDRTLLEKTLPALMPLKPDFCSVTYGAGGGTRDKTLMIVDRIQREHNLTTVMHLTCVNATKEEIGSVVSEARKLGVKNILALRGDPPGGNGVFTKTEGGFEFSYELVSYLKELGGFSIGTAGFPEGHIACTEGKVVDWGRLKNKIDCGADFVVTQLFFDNADFFEFRDHLTKLGVTVPIFPGILPVLSATQTKRITALCGAKLPKAMVSGLEKFADNDEAAMHFGIDYATKQCAELLAAGVPGMHMYTLNKALSTTQVLKNLNLV; this comes from the coding sequence ATGCAATTTGTTCGCGATATTTTAAAGGCACGGCAAGCCGCCGGCAAACCCGTCATCTCCTTTGAATTTTTTCCGCCAAAAACTGACGAAGGCGATCGCACGCTGCTTGAAAAAACCCTTCCGGCATTGATGCCTTTGAAGCCAGACTTTTGCTCCGTCACCTACGGCGCGGGCGGCGGCACGCGAGATAAAACCTTGATGATCGTGGACCGCATCCAGCGCGAGCATAATCTCACGACCGTCATGCACTTGACGTGCGTCAATGCGACCAAAGAAGAAATCGGCAGTGTCGTTAGCGAAGCCCGCAAGCTTGGAGTGAAAAATATTTTGGCCTTGCGCGGTGATCCGCCGGGCGGCAATGGCGTGTTTACAAAAACCGAAGGTGGCTTTGAATTTTCCTATGAGCTGGTGAGTTACTTAAAAGAACTGGGCGGATTTTCCATCGGGACGGCCGGTTTTCCCGAGGGGCATATCGCCTGCACGGAAGGCAAGGTCGTGGATTGGGGGCGGTTGAAAAATAAAATTGATTGCGGCGCGGATTTTGTGGTGACGCAATTATTTTTCGACAACGCGGATTTTTTTGAGTTCCGCGATCATCTAACGAAACTCGGAGTCACCGTGCCGATCTTTCCGGGCATCCTGCCCGTCTTGAGCGCCACGCAGACGAAACGCATTACTGCCTTGTGCGGCGCCAAACTACCGAAGGCGATGGTCTCCGGCCTGGAAAAATTCGCGGACAATGACGAAGCCGCGATGCACTTCGGCATTGATTACGCGACGAAGCAATGCGCGGAATTACTGGCCGCGGGCGTCCCCGGCATGCACATGTACACGCTGAACAAGGCACTTTCGACGACGCAGGTGTTGAAGAATTTGAATTTGGTTTAA
- the mqnC gene encoding cyclic dehypoxanthinyl futalosine synthase produces MIYDASLDELLQKVWDGQRINAAEALRLYHLPLEELGALADRRRQLIKRDAYSGRGNDIVTYIVDRNVNYTNVCNVYCKFCAFYRVTGDDDAYVITHAEMDKKIEETIALGGTQILMQGGHHPKLTMQWYLDLLSHIKEKFPQINIHGFSPSEFVHFREVFQLPLEEIISQFVKAGLGSIPGGGGEILVDRVRQRISPLKAMSDDWMSVMDVAHKLGLASTATMMFGHVETVEERIEHFERVRAQQDKSKGFTAFISWTFQAENTKLRAPTVGAHEYLRTQAVSRIYLDNVPNIQSSWVTQGQEIGQVALKYGANDLGSIMIEENVVSQAGTTFRMGVADMQRLIKDLGYEPKQRDNWYRLLN; encoded by the coding sequence GTGATTTACGACGCGTCGCTTGATGAATTGCTTCAGAAGGTCTGGGACGGCCAGCGCATTAATGCCGCCGAAGCCTTGCGGCTTTATCATTTGCCACTGGAGGAATTGGGCGCGCTGGCGGATCGCCGCCGGCAGTTGATTAAGCGGGATGCCTACAGCGGCCGCGGCAATGACATCGTGACTTACATTGTGGACCGCAATGTTAATTATACGAATGTCTGCAATGTCTATTGCAAATTTTGCGCGTTCTATCGCGTGACGGGCGATGATGATGCCTATGTCATCACGCACGCCGAGATGGACAAAAAAATCGAGGAGACGATTGCGCTGGGCGGCACGCAGATTTTGATGCAGGGCGGGCATCATCCGAAATTGACGATGCAGTGGTATCTCGACCTGCTCTCGCACATCAAAGAAAAATTTCCGCAGATCAATATTCATGGTTTCAGCCCAAGCGAGTTCGTCCATTTTCGCGAAGTGTTCCAGTTGCCGCTTGAGGAAATTATTTCGCAATTCGTGAAGGCCGGGCTTGGTTCCATTCCCGGTGGCGGTGGCGAGATTTTGGTGGATCGCGTGCGTCAGCGCATCTCCCCGCTCAAAGCGATGAGCGATGATTGGATGAGCGTGATGGACGTGGCGCACAAGCTGGGATTGGCTTCGACGGCGACGATGATGTTTGGCCACGTGGAAACAGTGGAGGAACGCATCGAACATTTCGAGCGCGTGCGGGCGCAGCAGGACAAGAGCAAAGGTTTCACGGCATTCATTTCGTGGACGTTCCAAGCGGAAAACACGAAATTGCGCGCGCCGACGGTGGGCGCGCACGAGTATTTGCGGACGCAGGCGGTGAGCCGAATCTATTTGGACAACGTGCCGAACATCCAAAGTTCATGGGTTACGCAAGGTCAGGAGATCGGACAAGTCGCGCTTAAGTATGGTGCGAATGATCTGGGTAGCATCATGATCGAGGAGAACGTGGTGAGCCAGGCGGGAACTACGTTCCGCATGGGCGTCGCGGATATGCAGCGGTTAATCAAAGACCTGGGATATGAGCCAAAGCAGCGGGATAATTGGTATCGGCTTTTGAATTAG
- a CDS encoding transcriptional regulator: MNDKVEAVDRLNAARDEFISQWGAMGGAWGINRTMAQVHALLMTSEDALTTDEVMAELEISRGNAHQNLRELVGWGLVRNIIRKGERKEYYEAEKDVWRMFCIIARERKRREIEPALRALQTCDEQTGLLRTDKAVAFNRQVKALIGFLSQADAVLDRVSRSEQSAIMPLMLKMFLKSAK, translated from the coding sequence ATGAATGATAAGGTGGAAGCGGTTGACCGGTTAAATGCGGCGCGGGATGAATTCATTTCGCAATGGGGCGCGATGGGCGGAGCGTGGGGCATCAACCGGACCATGGCACAGGTCCACGCGCTGCTCATGACAAGCGAGGACGCCTTAACCACGGACGAAGTCATGGCCGAATTAGAAATAAGCCGTGGCAACGCCCATCAAAATTTGCGCGAACTCGTGGGCTGGGGGCTCGTCCGCAATATCATCCGAAAGGGCGAACGCAAGGAATATTACGAGGCAGAAAAGGACGTGTGGCGAATGTTTTGCATCATCGCTCGCGAGCGCAAACGCCGCGAGATCGAGCCCGCGCTTCGCGCCCTGCAAACTTGCGATGAACAAACCGGCTTGCTGCGAACCGACAAAGCCGTTGCATTTAATCGGCAGGTAAAAGCCCTGATTGGATTTCTCAGCCAGGCGGATGCAGTTTTGGACCGGGTTTCCCGCTCCGAGCAAAGCGCGATCATGCCGCTGATGCTGAAGATGTTTTTAAAGAGCGCAAAGTGA
- a CDS encoding biopolymer transporter ExbD, whose translation MKKTSRRGHGTMNELNITPLLDLVFVLLVIFIITTPQMVNSLEMALPSGKPPPPPDPNAPKPKINRIVVDNHGQVFLNGEAIADAALKPKLESLKASDPDPKVVVKGSDDVEYQGMIKVLDALQQLDITKVGLATE comes from the coding sequence ATGAAAAAAACTTCGCGCCGGGGCCACGGCACCATGAACGAGCTGAACATCACGCCGCTGCTCGACCTCGTGTTCGTGCTGCTCGTGATCTTCATCATCACCACGCCGCAGATGGTCAACAGCCTCGAGATGGCCCTGCCCTCCGGCAAGCCGCCACCGCCGCCCGATCCCAATGCGCCCAAACCGAAAATCAATCGCATCGTCGTGGACAACCACGGGCAAGTCTTCCTCAACGGCGAAGCCATCGCCGATGCCGCCCTCAAGCCCAAACTCGAAAGCCTCAAAGCCTCCGATCCCGACCCCAAAGTCGTCGTGAAAGGTTCCGACGACGTGGAATATCAAGGCATGATCAAAGTCTTGGACGCCTTGCAGCAATTGGACATCACGAAGGTTGGCTTGGCGACGGAGTAA
- a CDS encoding TonB C-terminal domain-containing protein — MLPQTQQRKPRNSSKVNLLISVGFHAIIAGAVIYFAAREGLLGKSLKKIAVEMVKEKPPEKPKEPEKPKEQPKIAEESKATPKMDVPKEVVQTAPPPSAAPPSIAPAAADVASFNFEGGKAVETSSDPIQLYKGLLQYALQSKWDRPEDMDDHNFAAEIEISVDRQGGISDPVWKKSSNNKRWDDSVRQALAMTRSVNRPPPSNFPPRVIVRFDVVQAEAIQP; from the coding sequence ATGCTCCCGCAAACTCAGCAGCGCAAGCCGCGTAATTCCTCGAAAGTCAATCTGCTGATTTCGGTTGGGTTTCACGCCATCATCGCCGGGGCTGTGATTTATTTTGCGGCGCGCGAAGGCTTGCTTGGCAAGTCGCTCAAAAAGATCGCAGTCGAGATGGTCAAGGAAAAGCCGCCTGAAAAACCGAAGGAGCCGGAGAAACCCAAAGAGCAACCGAAGATCGCTGAGGAGTCAAAAGCCACGCCCAAGATGGATGTACCCAAGGAAGTTGTTCAAACCGCCCCGCCGCCCTCGGCTGCGCCGCCGTCCATCGCGCCGGCTGCGGCGGATGTTGCGTCCTTTAATTTTGAAGGTGGAAAGGCCGTAGAGACTTCGTCCGATCCCATCCAATTATACAAGGGATTATTGCAATACGCGCTGCAATCGAAATGGGATCGGCCTGAAGACATGGACGATCATAATTTTGCCGCCGAGATCGAAATATCCGTGGATCGCCAGGGCGGAATCAGCGACCCCGTTTGGAAAAAAAGTTCGAACAACAAACGCTGGGACGATTCCGTCCGCCAGGCGCTCGCGATGACCCGCAGCGTCAACCGCCCGCCGCCCTCAAATTTTCCGCCGCGCGTTATTGTGCGATTCGACGTCGTTCAAGCTGAAGCCATCCAACCGTGA
- a CDS encoding biopolymer transporter ExbD, translating into MKKCSHTAHETLTELNITPLLDLAFVLLVIFIITTTPIVNDLDLALPKGSKHQKDPPRKANYITVEANGNVWMNKKMIQMTELQQTLVNLRVDDPDLSVIVRGDGKTKYRQIRAVLDACQQANVVKVDLATEAADKK; encoded by the coding sequence ATGAAGAAGTGTTCGCATACGGCGCACGAAACGCTCACGGAGTTGAACATCACTCCGCTGCTCGACCTCGCGTTCGTGCTGCTGGTCATCTTCATCATCACAACCACACCGATCGTCAATGACCTCGACCTGGCTTTGCCCAAGGGTTCCAAGCATCAGAAGGACCCGCCGCGCAAGGCCAATTACATCACCGTCGAAGCCAACGGCAACGTGTGGATGAACAAAAAAATGATCCAGATGACGGAGTTGCAGCAAACCCTGGTGAATCTCCGCGTGGATGATCCTGACCTGAGCGTCATCGTCCGCGGCGATGGCAAGACAAAATACCGCCAGATCCGCGCCGTGCTCGATGCGTGCCAGCAGGCCAATGTCGTGAAGGTGGACTTAGCCACCGAGGCCGCCGACAAGAAATAA
- a CDS encoding MotA/TolQ/ExbB proton channel family protein, which translates to MHLFHTMPMLAESALSFAVRRATPEGKITMSALLLLSLFSWTIIITKARQLIIARSWAKKFFTAYNETRDPMDIKRKQEEFEGAPAYSLYIRGADEVDYHLKNNPVQVEARTNIESSPELDHGNTDIIARSRTTKISVASFEAVKVVMEEAAAAEAMNLEKGMIVLSTAVAGGPFIGLLGTVWGVMETFSGIANAGSASLAAMAPGVAGALICTVIGLLVAIPAMFSYNFMVTTIRNITQELDGFAARYANQLEHRYVDNRPLSEEMKAANEALATRIVGALKSVRRDGIPAIA; encoded by the coding sequence ATGCACTTATTTCACACCATGCCCATGCTCGCCGAGAGCGCGCTTTCATTCGCCGTCCGCCGCGCCACGCCGGAAGGCAAGATCACCATGTCCGCCCTGCTCCTGCTTTCGCTCTTCAGTTGGACGATCATCATCACGAAGGCGCGCCAACTCATAATTGCGCGTTCGTGGGCGAAGAAATTCTTCACGGCCTATAATGAGACCCGCGACCCGATGGACATCAAGCGCAAGCAGGAGGAATTCGAAGGCGCGCCGGCTTACAGTCTTTACATCCGCGGCGCGGACGAAGTGGATTATCATTTGAAAAATAATCCGGTGCAGGTCGAGGCGCGCACGAACATCGAATCGTCGCCGGAATTGGACCACGGCAATACCGACATCATCGCCCGCTCCCGCACAACCAAAATCAGCGTCGCGTCATTCGAGGCGGTCAAGGTCGTAATGGAAGAAGCCGCCGCCGCCGAGGCGATGAATCTGGAAAAAGGTATGATCGTGCTCTCCACTGCGGTCGCCGGCGGCCCGTTCATTGGTTTGCTCGGAACGGTCTGGGGCGTCATGGAAACTTTCTCGGGCATCGCCAATGCCGGTTCGGCCAGCCTCGCGGCGATGGCCCCCGGTGTAGCCGGGGCGTTGATCTGTACGGTCATCGGCCTGCTCGTGGCAATCCCGGCGATGTTCAGCTACAATTTCATGGTCACCACTATCCGCAATATTACTCAGGAGCTGGACGGTTTTGCGGCGCGTTACGCCAATCAGTTGGAACATCGCTACGTGGACAACCGCCCGCTCTCCGAGGAAATGAAAGCGGCCAACGAAGCTTTGGCCACGCGCATCGTCGGCGCGTTGAAGTCGGTCAGGCGCGATGGCATTCCCGCGATTGCCTGA